A portion of the Rhinolophus sinicus isolate RSC01 linkage group LG03, ASM3656204v1, whole genome shotgun sequence genome contains these proteins:
- the TPPP2 gene encoding tubulin polymerization-promoting protein family member 2 — MASEAEKTFQRFAVFGESSASGTEMNNKNFSKLCKDCGIMDGKTVTSTDVDIVFSKVKAKNARTITFQQFQEAMKELGQKRFKGKNADEALEDVYKHMEGKDPATTGVTKATTVGGVSRLTDTSKYTGSHKERFDESGKGKGIAGREEMTDNAGYVSGYKGAGTYDKKDK; from the exons AGTCATCAGCCAGTGGCACTGAAATGAACAACAAGAACTTCTCCAAGCTATGCAAAGACTGTGGTATCATGGATGGCAAGACAGTCACTTCCACTGATGTAGACATCGTGTTCAGCAAAGTCAA GGCCAAGAATGCCCGAACCATCACATTTCAACAATTCCAAGAGGCGATGAAGGAACTGGGCCAGAAGCGGTTCAAGGGGAAGAACGCAGATGAGGCGCTGGAAGACGTTTATAAACACATGGAGGGCAAGGATCCAGCTACCACGGGTGTTACT AAAGCAACGACCGTGGGCGGGGTGAGCCGGCTGACAGACACCAGCAAGTACACTGGCTCCCACAAGGAGCGCTTTGACGAGAGTGGCAAGGGCAAAGGCATCGCAGGACGGGAAGAGATGACCGACAATGCAGGCTATGTGAGTGGCTACAAGGGTGCTGGCACCTATGATAAAAAGGACAAGTAA
- the RNASE13 gene encoding putative inactive ribonuclease-like protein 13, whose protein sequence is MAIAVAWLLFLQLVLEPTLVVDMRLQVIIKNFRDLHIDYPRVNYPVGFQGYCNGLMAYVRGKEQRLYCPNTHYVIHAPWTAIQKYCKYSESFCDNYNEYCTVTQDTFPLTICSLVTKQAPTSCRYNGTLTNQRLYLLCSRKYDAEPIGIIGFY, encoded by the coding sequence ATGGCAATAGCTGTGGCCTGGCTCCTGTTCCTCCAGCTTGTTCTAGAACCAACTCTGGTCGTGGACATGAGGCTGCAGGTTATCATCAAGAACTTCCGCGACTTACATATTGACTATCCCAGGGTTAACTATCCAGTGGGTTTCCAGGGCTACTGTAATGGTCTGATGGCCTACGTGCGGGGCAAAGAACAAAGACTGTATTGCCCAAACACCCACTATGTGATACATGCCCCCTGGACAGCCATCCAGAAGTATTGCAAATACTCTGAGAGCTTCTGTGATAATTACAATGAATATTGTACAGTCACCCAGGATACCTTTCCCCTCACAATCTGCTCTCTGGTCACCAAACAGGCGCCCACCAGCTGCCGCTACAATGGCACCCTAACCAACCAAAGGCTCTATCTGCTGTGTTCCCGAAAGTATGATGCTGAACCGATAGGTATCATTGGCTTCTACTAG